One genomic segment of Pedobacter endophyticus includes these proteins:
- the pafA gene encoding alkaline phosphatase PafA: MKKISYLLFSLSLLSASFAEAQTKKASAINAKTFPAEVARPKLVVGLVVDQMRWDYLYRYYNRYSNGGFKRLVNEGFSVENTFIPYTPTYTACGHTCIYTGSVPAVHGIIGNDWYDPETKKNVYCTEDSTVSTVGSTPSTEGNMSPKNMLTTTITDELRLATNFKGKVIGISLKDRGSILPAGHAANAAYWYQGSTGNWITSTYYMKAVPTWIADYNKMKLANKFYAKNWETLYPINTYVNSTSDEKAYEGKTSTFPHQLTQNIDKNFDAIRGTPFGNTITLDLAKLAILSEDLGKDNITDFLAVSCSATDYVGHGYGPNSIEAEDTYLRLDKDFEEFFNYLDKQVGKGNYTIFLTADHGAAHVPGFMKENKLLAGVVSDREIARKLNAYLNDKFKVNNVVLKSMNNQIIFDHDKTDNGKVSFDEIKSASVEFLKRLEGFQNAVDISKISQATLQEIQKKMITNGYNARRSGDIYYVLQPNWFNGSSTGTTHGNWNPYDSHIPLVFMGWGIKSGATNKMHYMTDIAPTLAALLHIQTPNGTVGEPITEITNK; the protein is encoded by the coding sequence ATGAAGAAAATATCCTATTTACTCTTTTCCCTTTCCCTCCTTTCTGCATCCTTTGCAGAGGCACAAACCAAAAAAGCTTCAGCAATAAACGCAAAAACTTTTCCCGCCGAAGTTGCCCGCCCGAAACTGGTAGTTGGTTTAGTTGTCGATCAAATGCGTTGGGATTACTTGTACCGCTACTATAATCGTTACAGCAACGGAGGCTTCAAGAGATTGGTAAATGAGGGTTTCTCTGTCGAAAACACTTTTATTCCCTATACCCCAACCTACACCGCTTGTGGTCATACCTGCATTTACACGGGTTCGGTACCAGCAGTTCATGGTATAATTGGTAACGATTGGTACGATCCCGAAACTAAGAAAAACGTGTATTGTACCGAAGATTCAACCGTTTCTACCGTTGGAAGTACGCCTTCAACCGAAGGCAACATGTCGCCAAAAAACATGCTTACAACAACAATTACCGATGAGCTAAGGTTGGCTACAAATTTTAAGGGTAAAGTAATCGGAATCTCGCTGAAAGATAGAGGTTCTATTCTTCCCGCCGGCCATGCCGCAAACGCCGCTTACTGGTATCAGGGCAGCACCGGGAACTGGATTACCAGTACATACTACATGAAAGCAGTACCCACCTGGATAGCCGATTACAATAAAATGAAACTGGCTAACAAATTTTACGCAAAAAACTGGGAAACGTTATACCCGATTAACACTTACGTAAACAGTACCAGCGATGAAAAAGCCTACGAGGGCAAAACAAGCACTTTTCCTCATCAACTCACGCAAAACATCGATAAAAACTTTGATGCCATTCGCGGCACTCCTTTTGGCAATACCATCACCCTCGATTTAGCTAAGCTGGCCATTTTATCAGAAGATTTAGGTAAAGACAACATTACCGATTTCCTGGCTGTTAGCTGCTCTGCAACTGATTATGTAGGTCACGGTTACGGGCCGAATTCAATTGAGGCCGAAGACACTTATCTGCGTTTGGACAAAGATTTTGAGGAATTTTTTAACTATTTAGATAAACAGGTTGGCAAAGGAAATTACACCATTTTCTTAACCGCCGACCACGGAGCAGCCCATGTGCCCGGATTTATGAAAGAGAACAAGCTTTTGGCAGGCGTGGTAAGCGATCGGGAAATTGCCAGAAAATTAAATGCTTACCTCAACGATAAATTTAAGGTTAATAATGTAGTTTTAAAATCGATGAATAATCAGATTATCTTCGATCACGATAAAACCGATAACGGAAAGGTGAGCTTCGACGAAATCAAGTCGGCATCCGTTGAGTTTTTAAAAAGACTCGAAGGTTTCCAAAATGCTGTCGATATCTCGAAAATTTCTCAGGCCACGCTCCAGGAAATCCAAAAAAAGATGATTACCAATGGATACAATGCCCGTAGAAGTGGCGATATCTACTACGTTTTGCAACCAAACTGGTTTAATGGCAGCAGTACCGGTACCACACACGGAAACTGGAATCCTTACGATTCGCACATTCCACTCGTTTTTATGGGTTGGGGAATTAAATCCGGCGCTACGAACAAGATGCACTACATGACGGATATTGCACCAACCTTAGCGGCATTATTGCATATTCAAACGCCTAACGGAACCGTTGGCGAGCCCATAACCGAAATAACAAATAAGTAA
- a CDS encoding glycerophosphodiester phosphodiesterase family protein encodes MKISHLLKAFALFAIICLSTGCSVQKLATAPQLSQTAIAEHLNWVKLQLKHPENGNILISAHRGDWRNAPENSLQSLEFGIQKGFDIIECDLKRTKDGALIIMHDKTIDRTTTGKGKPEEYTLAQLKQFKLTNATGHPTNHTIPTLEEYLISAKARAILCIDKGFEYFDQAMELVNKRDMKSQIIYNVPAITLDSLQSLQLKHLDSDLMLNILGFPTDVSKARQLSQTYIDRKNAIMHPTFKSDTIAFVKWVPTVKADGHHLWLNALWPEHNGGHDDDKAVEENKPDEAWGWLIAHGATIIQTDRPKELLQYLREKRLHR; translated from the coding sequence ATGAAAATATCACACCTTTTAAAAGCTTTTGCACTTTTTGCGATAATTTGTTTAAGTACGGGTTGTAGCGTTCAGAAACTGGCTACAGCACCGCAACTGTCGCAAACGGCAATAGCCGAGCACCTTAACTGGGTAAAGCTTCAGCTAAAACATCCAGAAAATGGAAATATCCTTATATCGGCACATCGTGGTGATTGGAGAAATGCCCCAGAAAATTCCTTACAAAGCTTAGAATTTGGCATTCAAAAAGGGTTTGACATTATAGAATGTGATTTAAAAAGAACCAAGGACGGTGCTTTGATCATTATGCACGATAAAACCATCGACAGAACAACAACAGGAAAAGGAAAGCCCGAAGAATATACCTTAGCTCAATTAAAGCAATTCAAACTTACCAACGCTACCGGCCACCCCACTAACCATACCATTCCAACATTGGAGGAATATCTTATTTCGGCAAAAGCCAGAGCGATATTATGCATCGACAAAGGGTTCGAATATTTCGACCAGGCAATGGAGTTGGTAAACAAGCGTGACATGAAAAGTCAAATCATTTATAATGTTCCAGCAATAACGCTTGATAGTTTACAATCGTTGCAGCTAAAACATCTTGATAGCGATTTAATGCTCAACATCCTTGGTTTCCCAACAGATGTAAGCAAGGCAAGGCAACTGAGCCAAACCTACATCGATAGAAAGAATGCCATCATGCACCCTACCTTTAAATCTGATACAATCGCGTTTGTAAAGTGGGTGCCTACGGTTAAAGCTGATGGGCATCACCTTTGGTTAAATGCACTTTGGCCCGAGCACAACGGCGGCCATGATGATGACAAAGCCGTTGAAGAAAATAAGCCCGATGAAGCTTGGGGCTGGTTAATCGCTCATGGAGCAACAATAATACAAACCGATCGGCCAAAAGAACTCTTGCAGTATTTAAGAGAAAAGCGGCTTCATAGATAA
- a CDS encoding glycerophosphodiester phosphodiesterase family protein, whose protein sequence is MKNILLIAASFPYLLNTSCSKEKSINNNYTSGALPVAAFMISEPQSITGKQVSFTDISTDADDDIVTQLWDFADGTPIEQSKNSAHTFSKAGSYLVSLTVKDKTGNTATASKRILIKNTAQPDYGNLIGIKEKIALLYPKAMICAHRTDHENFPENSLGGIQAAIENQVNIVEIDTRLSLDNELVIMHDATTARTTTGNHTIAQKTLNELKQLKLLFNGTPTNYEIPTLKECLIAAKGKVYVDIDASWDNTLNYYNRIYNEVAALNMVNMVFFYTETPAVAKGLLDLDSDVIVLLGAGNDTDWNNANNMNPKAKLWHLAEKTLNANYTSNPFTSGIRFFANAYVNSSIAPPLSGKDLIVDNLINNKVSIIQTDVPIHIKNYLQAGNLWLR, encoded by the coding sequence TTGAAAAATATTTTATTGATAGCGGCTTCTTTTCCCTATCTATTAAACACAAGTTGCAGCAAGGAAAAATCAATTAATAACAATTATACCTCTGGCGCATTACCTGTGGCGGCGTTTATGATTAGCGAACCTCAATCCATAACAGGCAAGCAAGTTAGTTTTACTGATATTTCAACCGATGCAGATGATGATATTGTTACCCAGTTGTGGGATTTTGCTGACGGAACACCTATAGAACAATCAAAAAATAGCGCTCATACTTTTTCCAAAGCGGGCAGTTATCTTGTTTCGTTAACCGTTAAAGATAAAACAGGAAATACAGCAACGGCTTCTAAACGTATTTTAATAAAGAACACTGCACAACCCGACTATGGCAATTTGATTGGGATAAAGGAAAAGATTGCCCTACTTTATCCTAAAGCTATGATTTGTGCTCACCGTACTGATCACGAGAACTTTCCTGAGAATTCTTTAGGAGGCATTCAGGCGGCCATTGAAAATCAGGTAAATATTGTTGAAATTGATACACGCCTTAGTTTGGATAATGAACTGGTTATTATGCATGATGCTACAACAGCACGAACAACAACCGGAAACCATACCATAGCACAAAAGACATTAAACGAATTGAAACAATTAAAACTATTGTTTAATGGAACGCCTACCAATTATGAAATACCAACACTTAAAGAATGCCTTATTGCTGCTAAAGGAAAAGTGTATGTAGATATAGATGCATCATGGGATAATACTTTAAATTATTACAATAGGATTTACAATGAAGTAGCAGCTTTAAACATGGTAAATATGGTGTTTTTTTATACTGAAACACCGGCTGTTGCAAAAGGCCTGCTGGATTTGGATAGTGATGTAATTGTTTTACTCGGGGCGGGCAATGATACCGATTGGAATAATGCCAATAACATGAATCCAAAAGCCAAACTATGGCATTTGGCTGAAAAGACTTTAAATGCCAATTATACTTCCAACCCTTTTACCTCAGGCATCAGGTTTTTTGCTAATGCTTATGTAAACAGTAGTATTGCGCCGCCTCTATCTGGTAAAGATTTAATAGTTGATAATTTGATAAACAACAAAGTGTCTATTATACAAACAGATGTCCCTATCCATATCAAAAACTACTTACAGGCAGGTAATTTATGGCTTCGGTAG